A genomic stretch from Ictalurus punctatus breed USDA103 chromosome 2, Coco_2.0, whole genome shotgun sequence includes:
- the rfx1a gene encoding MHC class II regulatory factor RFX1a isoform X3 produces the protein MATPAYVGELQQTSQPPSGAVTATPGQPVVVTTAAPQQYLSELQNTVTSVSASATSGQVTPPPAQTPPTQAPPTQTQYVPSEMQNSPTQSSNAQNTPQYIVVTVTEGSIHSSDSVSDSSPPPAVVQTGVPTQVVQQVQSAQQRSVVQATSQPTKTEQGTQMSVTSLQPVHLTQEQLQQVPVQHVYTNQVQYVEGGDTSYTTSTIRSGSFVYTDSPLYTQTSGAQYYESTSVSVSASQAASPVNTGFVTGTGQIVTSATPGTGGGATAVIAVSGTAANGSGDGGGGANGSSGSYVIQGGYMLSSGGGTSSSSSGNGQSYSQNARVSPATVQWLLDNYETAEGVSLPRSTLYCHYLLHCQEQKLEPVNAASFGKLIRSVFMGLRTRRLGTRGNSKYHYYGLRIKASSSLLRLMEDQQHLAMRQQPFSQKQRLKPVQKMEGMTNGMSSGAGQQQQQQTSGLSDISAQVQQYQQFLDASRALPEFPEIDLQGKPLPEGIELEHIKSFQLLYREHCEAILDVMVNLQFTLVETLWKTFWRFSESQAGDTATLAVHDESEKRLPKSCLVLLCKYEPALRWSRDCDNTLYQGLVEILIPDVLRPIPSALTQAIRNFAKSLESWLTNAMMNIPEEMVRIKVTCANAFAQTLRRYTSLNHLAQAARAVLQNTAQINQMLSDLNRVDFANVQEQASWVCRCEDRVVQRLEQDFKLTLQQQNSLEQWAAWLDGVVSQVLKPYQASPAFPKAAKLFLLRWSFYSSMVIRDLTLRSAASFGSFHLIRLLYDEYMYYLIEHRVAQAKGETPIAVMGEFASLGRSLNTLDPDKEEEDEEEEESDDECQELALPADGAALGDESLEPPVKLARTDQRVLFSSTEN, from the exons ATGGCGACTCCAGCCTATGTCGGGGAGCTGCAGCAGACCTCCCAGCCTCCATCGGGCGCTGTAACCGCAACACCAGGCCAACCTGTTGTTGTCACGACTGCGGCACCTCAGCAGTACCTCTCAGAGCTGCAAAATACCGTGACCTCTGTCTCGGCATCGGCAACCTCTGGCCAGGTCACGCCCCCTCCTGCACAAACCCCGCCCActcaagccccgcccacacagaCTCAGTATGTCCCATCTGAGATGCAGAATTCACCCACGCAGTCCAGCAATGCCCAGAACACGCCGCAGTATATTGTGGTTACGGTTACAG aGGGCTCCATCCATTCAAGTGACTCGGTTTCGGATTCCAGCCCTCCACCTGCAGTGGTACAGACCGGAGTTCCCACTCAGGTGGTGCAGCAGGTGCAGTCAGCCCAGCAG AGGTCTGTGGTCCAAGCCACATCTCAGCCTACCAAGACTGAACAGGGCACACAAATGAGCGTCACCAGCCTACAGCCTGTACACTTGACTCAGGAG cagctGCAGCAAGTACCCGTGCAGCACGTCTACACTAACCAGGTGCAGTATGTAGAGGGAGGAGACACAAGCTACACTACCAGCACCAT ACGTTCCGGCAGTTTTGTGTACACTGACAGTCCCTTGTACACTCAGACCAGTGGTGCTCAGTATTATGAAAGCACCAGTGTCAGTGTCTCCGCCTCCCAGGCTGCCTCTCCTGTGAATACAGGCTTTGTGACGGGGACGGGGCAAATTGTGACCAGTGCCACACCTGGCACAGGGGGTGGAGCCACAGCAGTAATCGCAGTGTCAGGGACTGCCGCTAATGGCTCCGGGGATGGAGGAGGCGGGGCCAACGGGAGCAGTGGCAGCTACGTGATCCAGGGAGGCTACATGCTCAGCAGTGGCGGAggcaccagcagcagcagcagtggaaACGGCCAGAGTTACTCACAAAATGCTCGCGTCTCCCCGGCCACC GTGCAGTGGTTGTTGGATAATTATGAGACGGCGGAGGGTGTGAGCCTACCGCGCTCTACTCTCTACTGCCACTACCTGCTGCACTGCCAGGAGCAGAAGCTGGAGCCCGTCAACGCCGCCTCATTCGGAAAGCTCATCCGCTCCGTCTTCATGGGCCTGAGGACGAGGCGTCTGGGTACCcg AGGGAACTCAAAATATCACTACTATGGGCTGAGGATTAAAGCTAGCTCCTCTCTGCTCCGGCTAATGGAGGACCAACAACACCTGGCAATGAGGCAGCAGCCCTTCTCCCAAAAACAGAG GTTGAAGCCAGTACAGAAGATGGAAGGAATGACCAATGGGATGTCGTCAGGGGCGggacaacagcagcagcaacagacTTCAGGGCTTTCTGACATCAGTGCCCAGGTGCAGCAATACCAACAGTTCCTGG ATGCGTCCCGTGCTCTCCCAGAGTTCCCTGAAATTGACTTGCAGGGCAAGCCTTTGCCAGAGGGCATTGAACTGGAACACATTAAGAGCTTTCAGCTACTCTACAGAGAGCACTGCGAG GCCATCCTGGACGTCATGGTGAACCTGCAGTTCACACTGGTGGAGACACTGTGGAAAACGTTCTGGAGGTTTAGCGAGAGTCAGGCAGGAGACACGGCCACGCTGGCTGT TCATGATGAGTCAGAGAAGCGGCTACCCAAATCATGCCTGGTGCTGCTGTGCAAGTATGAGCCGGCACTACGTTGGAGCCGTGACTGCGACAATACGCTGTACCAGGGCCTGGTGGAGATCCTCATCCCAGACGTACTGAGACCCATACCCA GTGCCTTAACTCAAGCCATCCGGAACTTTGCCAAGAGTCTGGAGAGCTGGCTGACTAACGCCATGATGAACATTCCCGAGGAGATGGTCCGCATCAAA GTGACATGTGCAAATGCATTTGCGCAGACGCTGCGCAGGTACACCTCTTTGAACCACCTGGCCCAGGCTGCCCGTGCTGTGCTGCAGAACACTGCGCAGATCAACCAGATGCTCAGCGACCTCAACCGAGTCGACTTTGCAAACGTGCAG gAGCAGGCCTCTTGGGTATGTAGGTGTGAAGACCGTGTGGTGCAGCGGTTAGAACAGGACTTTAAACTcaccctgcagcagcagaaCTCACTGGAGCAGTGGGCTGCTTGGCTGGATGGCGTTGTCTCCCAAGTCCTAAAGCCCTACCAGGCCAGTCCGGCCTTCCCCAAAGCTGCTAAACTCTTCCTGCTCAGATGGAGCTTCTACAG CTCTATGGTAATCAGAGATCTGACACTGCGCAGTGCAGCCAGTTTTGGTTCCTTTCATCTCATCCGCCTGCTGTATGATGAGTACATGTACTACCTAATAGAGCACAGAGTGGCCCAGGCCAAAGGGGAGACCCCTATCGCGGTCATGGGAGAg TTTGCCAGCCTTGGTCGCAGTCTTAACACATTGGATCCTGATAAAG aagaggaggatgaggaggaagaggagagtgatgatGAGTGTCAGGAATTGGCTCTGCCCGCTGACGGAGCTGCTCTCGGCGACGAATCTTTGGAGCCACCTGTTAAGCTCGCCCGAACCGACCAGAGAGTGCTCTTTAGCAGCACAGAGAACTGA
- the rfx1a gene encoding MHC class II regulatory factor RFX1a isoform X2: protein MATPAYVGELQQTSQPPSGAVTATPGQPVVVTTAAPQQYLSELQNTVTSVSASATSGQVTPPPAQTPPTQAPPTQTQYVPSEMQNSPTQSSNAQNTPQYIVVTVTEGSIHSSDSVSDSSPPPAVVQTGVPTQVVQQVQSAQQRSVVQATSQPTKTEQGTQMSVTSLQPVHLTQEQLQQVPVQHVYTNQVQYVEGGDTSYTTSTIRSGSFVYTDSPLYTQTSGAQYYESTSVSVSASQAASPVNTGFVTGTGQIVTSATPGTGGGATAVIAVSGTAANGSGDGGGGANGSSGSYVIQGGYMLSSGGGTSSSSSGNGQSYSQNARVSPATLSSGPQVQWLLDNYETAEGVSLPRSTLYCHYLLHCQEQKLEPVNAASFGKLIRSVFMGLRTRRLGTRGNSKYHYYGLRIKASSSLLRLMEDQQHLAMRQQPFSQKQRLKPVQKMEGMTNGMSSGAGQQQQQQTSGLSDISAQVQQYQQFLDASRALPEFPEIDLQGKPLPEGIELEHIKSFQLLYREHCEAILDVMVNLQFTLVETLWKTFWRFSESQAGDTATLAVHDESEKRLPKSCLVLLCKYEPALRWSRDCDNTLYQGLVEILIPDVLRPIPSALTQAIRNFAKSLESWLTNAMMNIPEEMVRIKVTCANAFAQTLRRYTSLNHLAQAARAVLQNTAQINQMLSDLNRVDFANVQEQASWVCRCEDRVVQRLEQDFKLTLQQQNSLEQWAAWLDGVVSQVLKPYQASPAFPKAAKLFLLRWSFYSSMVIRDLTLRSAASFGSFHLIRLLYDEYMYYLIEHRVAQAKGETPIAVMGEFASLGRSLNTLDPDKEEDEEEEESDDECQELALPADGAALGDESLEPPVKLARTDQRVLFSSTEN from the exons ATGGCGACTCCAGCCTATGTCGGGGAGCTGCAGCAGACCTCCCAGCCTCCATCGGGCGCTGTAACCGCAACACCAGGCCAACCTGTTGTTGTCACGACTGCGGCACCTCAGCAGTACCTCTCAGAGCTGCAAAATACCGTGACCTCTGTCTCGGCATCGGCAACCTCTGGCCAGGTCACGCCCCCTCCTGCACAAACCCCGCCCActcaagccccgcccacacagaCTCAGTATGTCCCATCTGAGATGCAGAATTCACCCACGCAGTCCAGCAATGCCCAGAACACGCCGCAGTATATTGTGGTTACGGTTACAG aGGGCTCCATCCATTCAAGTGACTCGGTTTCGGATTCCAGCCCTCCACCTGCAGTGGTACAGACCGGAGTTCCCACTCAGGTGGTGCAGCAGGTGCAGTCAGCCCAGCAG AGGTCTGTGGTCCAAGCCACATCTCAGCCTACCAAGACTGAACAGGGCACACAAATGAGCGTCACCAGCCTACAGCCTGTACACTTGACTCAGGAG cagctGCAGCAAGTACCCGTGCAGCACGTCTACACTAACCAGGTGCAGTATGTAGAGGGAGGAGACACAAGCTACACTACCAGCACCAT ACGTTCCGGCAGTTTTGTGTACACTGACAGTCCCTTGTACACTCAGACCAGTGGTGCTCAGTATTATGAAAGCACCAGTGTCAGTGTCTCCGCCTCCCAGGCTGCCTCTCCTGTGAATACAGGCTTTGTGACGGGGACGGGGCAAATTGTGACCAGTGCCACACCTGGCACAGGGGGTGGAGCCACAGCAGTAATCGCAGTGTCAGGGACTGCCGCTAATGGCTCCGGGGATGGAGGAGGCGGGGCCAACGGGAGCAGTGGCAGCTACGTGATCCAGGGAGGCTACATGCTCAGCAGTGGCGGAggcaccagcagcagcagcagtggaaACGGCCAGAGTTACTCACAAAATGCTCGCGTCTCCCCGGCCACC CTGTCCTCTGGCCCTCAGGTGCAGTGGTTGTTGGATAATTATGAGACGGCGGAGGGTGTGAGCCTACCGCGCTCTACTCTCTACTGCCACTACCTGCTGCACTGCCAGGAGCAGAAGCTGGAGCCCGTCAACGCCGCCTCATTCGGAAAGCTCATCCGCTCCGTCTTCATGGGCCTGAGGACGAGGCGTCTGGGTACCcg AGGGAACTCAAAATATCACTACTATGGGCTGAGGATTAAAGCTAGCTCCTCTCTGCTCCGGCTAATGGAGGACCAACAACACCTGGCAATGAGGCAGCAGCCCTTCTCCCAAAAACAGAG GTTGAAGCCAGTACAGAAGATGGAAGGAATGACCAATGGGATGTCGTCAGGGGCGggacaacagcagcagcaacagacTTCAGGGCTTTCTGACATCAGTGCCCAGGTGCAGCAATACCAACAGTTCCTGG ATGCGTCCCGTGCTCTCCCAGAGTTCCCTGAAATTGACTTGCAGGGCAAGCCTTTGCCAGAGGGCATTGAACTGGAACACATTAAGAGCTTTCAGCTACTCTACAGAGAGCACTGCGAG GCCATCCTGGACGTCATGGTGAACCTGCAGTTCACACTGGTGGAGACACTGTGGAAAACGTTCTGGAGGTTTAGCGAGAGTCAGGCAGGAGACACGGCCACGCTGGCTGT TCATGATGAGTCAGAGAAGCGGCTACCCAAATCATGCCTGGTGCTGCTGTGCAAGTATGAGCCGGCACTACGTTGGAGCCGTGACTGCGACAATACGCTGTACCAGGGCCTGGTGGAGATCCTCATCCCAGACGTACTGAGACCCATACCCA GTGCCTTAACTCAAGCCATCCGGAACTTTGCCAAGAGTCTGGAGAGCTGGCTGACTAACGCCATGATGAACATTCCCGAGGAGATGGTCCGCATCAAA GTGACATGTGCAAATGCATTTGCGCAGACGCTGCGCAGGTACACCTCTTTGAACCACCTGGCCCAGGCTGCCCGTGCTGTGCTGCAGAACACTGCGCAGATCAACCAGATGCTCAGCGACCTCAACCGAGTCGACTTTGCAAACGTGCAG gAGCAGGCCTCTTGGGTATGTAGGTGTGAAGACCGTGTGGTGCAGCGGTTAGAACAGGACTTTAAACTcaccctgcagcagcagaaCTCACTGGAGCAGTGGGCTGCTTGGCTGGATGGCGTTGTCTCCCAAGTCCTAAAGCCCTACCAGGCCAGTCCGGCCTTCCCCAAAGCTGCTAAACTCTTCCTGCTCAGATGGAGCTTCTACAG CTCTATGGTAATCAGAGATCTGACACTGCGCAGTGCAGCCAGTTTTGGTTCCTTTCATCTCATCCGCCTGCTGTATGATGAGTACATGTACTACCTAATAGAGCACAGAGTGGCCCAGGCCAAAGGGGAGACCCCTATCGCGGTCATGGGAGAg TTTGCCAGCCTTGGTCGCAGTCTTAACACATTGGATCCTGATAAAG aggaggatgaggaggaagaggagagtgatgatGAGTGTCAGGAATTGGCTCTGCCCGCTGACGGAGCTGCTCTCGGCGACGAATCTTTGGAGCCACCTGTTAAGCTCGCCCGAACCGACCAGAGAGTGCTCTTTAGCAGCACAGAGAACTGA
- the rfx1a gene encoding MHC class II regulatory factor RFX1a isoform X1, whose protein sequence is MATPAYVGELQQTSQPPSGAVTATPGQPVVVTTAAPQQYLSELQNTVTSVSASATSGQVTPPPAQTPPTQAPPTQTQYVPSEMQNSPTQSSNAQNTPQYIVVTVTEGSIHSSDSVSDSSPPPAVVQTGVPTQVVQQVQSAQQRSVVQATSQPTKTEQGTQMSVTSLQPVHLTQEQLQQVPVQHVYTNQVQYVEGGDTSYTTSTIRSGSFVYTDSPLYTQTSGAQYYESTSVSVSASQAASPVNTGFVTGTGQIVTSATPGTGGGATAVIAVSGTAANGSGDGGGGANGSSGSYVIQGGYMLSSGGGTSSSSSGNGQSYSQNARVSPATLSSGPQVQWLLDNYETAEGVSLPRSTLYCHYLLHCQEQKLEPVNAASFGKLIRSVFMGLRTRRLGTRGNSKYHYYGLRIKASSSLLRLMEDQQHLAMRQQPFSQKQRLKPVQKMEGMTNGMSSGAGQQQQQQTSGLSDISAQVQQYQQFLDASRALPEFPEIDLQGKPLPEGIELEHIKSFQLLYREHCEAILDVMVNLQFTLVETLWKTFWRFSESQAGDTATLAVHDESEKRLPKSCLVLLCKYEPALRWSRDCDNTLYQGLVEILIPDVLRPIPSALTQAIRNFAKSLESWLTNAMMNIPEEMVRIKVTCANAFAQTLRRYTSLNHLAQAARAVLQNTAQINQMLSDLNRVDFANVQEQASWVCRCEDRVVQRLEQDFKLTLQQQNSLEQWAAWLDGVVSQVLKPYQASPAFPKAAKLFLLRWSFYSSMVIRDLTLRSAASFGSFHLIRLLYDEYMYYLIEHRVAQAKGETPIAVMGEFASLGRSLNTLDPDKEEEDEEEEESDDECQELALPADGAALGDESLEPPVKLARTDQRVLFSSTEN, encoded by the exons ATGGCGACTCCAGCCTATGTCGGGGAGCTGCAGCAGACCTCCCAGCCTCCATCGGGCGCTGTAACCGCAACACCAGGCCAACCTGTTGTTGTCACGACTGCGGCACCTCAGCAGTACCTCTCAGAGCTGCAAAATACCGTGACCTCTGTCTCGGCATCGGCAACCTCTGGCCAGGTCACGCCCCCTCCTGCACAAACCCCGCCCActcaagccccgcccacacagaCTCAGTATGTCCCATCTGAGATGCAGAATTCACCCACGCAGTCCAGCAATGCCCAGAACACGCCGCAGTATATTGTGGTTACGGTTACAG aGGGCTCCATCCATTCAAGTGACTCGGTTTCGGATTCCAGCCCTCCACCTGCAGTGGTACAGACCGGAGTTCCCACTCAGGTGGTGCAGCAGGTGCAGTCAGCCCAGCAG AGGTCTGTGGTCCAAGCCACATCTCAGCCTACCAAGACTGAACAGGGCACACAAATGAGCGTCACCAGCCTACAGCCTGTACACTTGACTCAGGAG cagctGCAGCAAGTACCCGTGCAGCACGTCTACACTAACCAGGTGCAGTATGTAGAGGGAGGAGACACAAGCTACACTACCAGCACCAT ACGTTCCGGCAGTTTTGTGTACACTGACAGTCCCTTGTACACTCAGACCAGTGGTGCTCAGTATTATGAAAGCACCAGTGTCAGTGTCTCCGCCTCCCAGGCTGCCTCTCCTGTGAATACAGGCTTTGTGACGGGGACGGGGCAAATTGTGACCAGTGCCACACCTGGCACAGGGGGTGGAGCCACAGCAGTAATCGCAGTGTCAGGGACTGCCGCTAATGGCTCCGGGGATGGAGGAGGCGGGGCCAACGGGAGCAGTGGCAGCTACGTGATCCAGGGAGGCTACATGCTCAGCAGTGGCGGAggcaccagcagcagcagcagtggaaACGGCCAGAGTTACTCACAAAATGCTCGCGTCTCCCCGGCCACC CTGTCCTCTGGCCCTCAGGTGCAGTGGTTGTTGGATAATTATGAGACGGCGGAGGGTGTGAGCCTACCGCGCTCTACTCTCTACTGCCACTACCTGCTGCACTGCCAGGAGCAGAAGCTGGAGCCCGTCAACGCCGCCTCATTCGGAAAGCTCATCCGCTCCGTCTTCATGGGCCTGAGGACGAGGCGTCTGGGTACCcg AGGGAACTCAAAATATCACTACTATGGGCTGAGGATTAAAGCTAGCTCCTCTCTGCTCCGGCTAATGGAGGACCAACAACACCTGGCAATGAGGCAGCAGCCCTTCTCCCAAAAACAGAG GTTGAAGCCAGTACAGAAGATGGAAGGAATGACCAATGGGATGTCGTCAGGGGCGggacaacagcagcagcaacagacTTCAGGGCTTTCTGACATCAGTGCCCAGGTGCAGCAATACCAACAGTTCCTGG ATGCGTCCCGTGCTCTCCCAGAGTTCCCTGAAATTGACTTGCAGGGCAAGCCTTTGCCAGAGGGCATTGAACTGGAACACATTAAGAGCTTTCAGCTACTCTACAGAGAGCACTGCGAG GCCATCCTGGACGTCATGGTGAACCTGCAGTTCACACTGGTGGAGACACTGTGGAAAACGTTCTGGAGGTTTAGCGAGAGTCAGGCAGGAGACACGGCCACGCTGGCTGT TCATGATGAGTCAGAGAAGCGGCTACCCAAATCATGCCTGGTGCTGCTGTGCAAGTATGAGCCGGCACTACGTTGGAGCCGTGACTGCGACAATACGCTGTACCAGGGCCTGGTGGAGATCCTCATCCCAGACGTACTGAGACCCATACCCA GTGCCTTAACTCAAGCCATCCGGAACTTTGCCAAGAGTCTGGAGAGCTGGCTGACTAACGCCATGATGAACATTCCCGAGGAGATGGTCCGCATCAAA GTGACATGTGCAAATGCATTTGCGCAGACGCTGCGCAGGTACACCTCTTTGAACCACCTGGCCCAGGCTGCCCGTGCTGTGCTGCAGAACACTGCGCAGATCAACCAGATGCTCAGCGACCTCAACCGAGTCGACTTTGCAAACGTGCAG gAGCAGGCCTCTTGGGTATGTAGGTGTGAAGACCGTGTGGTGCAGCGGTTAGAACAGGACTTTAAACTcaccctgcagcagcagaaCTCACTGGAGCAGTGGGCTGCTTGGCTGGATGGCGTTGTCTCCCAAGTCCTAAAGCCCTACCAGGCCAGTCCGGCCTTCCCCAAAGCTGCTAAACTCTTCCTGCTCAGATGGAGCTTCTACAG CTCTATGGTAATCAGAGATCTGACACTGCGCAGTGCAGCCAGTTTTGGTTCCTTTCATCTCATCCGCCTGCTGTATGATGAGTACATGTACTACCTAATAGAGCACAGAGTGGCCCAGGCCAAAGGGGAGACCCCTATCGCGGTCATGGGAGAg TTTGCCAGCCTTGGTCGCAGTCTTAACACATTGGATCCTGATAAAG aagaggaggatgaggaggaagaggagagtgatgatGAGTGTCAGGAATTGGCTCTGCCCGCTGACGGAGCTGCTCTCGGCGACGAATCTTTGGAGCCACCTGTTAAGCTCGCCCGAACCGACCAGAGAGTGCTCTTTAGCAGCACAGAGAACTGA
- the rfx1a gene encoding MHC class II regulatory factor RFX1a isoform X4: MATPAYVGELQQTSQPPSGAVTATPGQPVVVTTAAPQQYLSELQNTVTSVSASATSGQVTPPPAQTPPTQAPPTQTQYVPSEMQNSPTQSSNAQNTPQYIVVTVTEGSIHSSDSVSDSSPPPAVVQTGVPTQVVQQVQSAQQQLQQVPVQHVYTNQVQYVEGGDTSYTTSTIRSGSFVYTDSPLYTQTSGAQYYESTSVSVSASQAASPVNTGFVTGTGQIVTSATPGTGGGATAVIAVSGTAANGSGDGGGGANGSSGSYVIQGGYMLSSGGGTSSSSSGNGQSYSQNARVSPATLSSGPQVQWLLDNYETAEGVSLPRSTLYCHYLLHCQEQKLEPVNAASFGKLIRSVFMGLRTRRLGTRGNSKYHYYGLRIKASSSLLRLMEDQQHLAMRQQPFSQKQRLKPVQKMEGMTNGMSSGAGQQQQQQTSGLSDISAQVQQYQQFLDASRALPEFPEIDLQGKPLPEGIELEHIKSFQLLYREHCEAILDVMVNLQFTLVETLWKTFWRFSESQAGDTATLAVHDESEKRLPKSCLVLLCKYEPALRWSRDCDNTLYQGLVEILIPDVLRPIPSALTQAIRNFAKSLESWLTNAMMNIPEEMVRIKVTCANAFAQTLRRYTSLNHLAQAARAVLQNTAQINQMLSDLNRVDFANVQEQASWVCRCEDRVVQRLEQDFKLTLQQQNSLEQWAAWLDGVVSQVLKPYQASPAFPKAAKLFLLRWSFYSSMVIRDLTLRSAASFGSFHLIRLLYDEYMYYLIEHRVAQAKGETPIAVMGEFASLGRSLNTLDPDKEEEDEEEEESDDECQELALPADGAALGDESLEPPVKLARTDQRVLFSSTEN, translated from the exons ATGGCGACTCCAGCCTATGTCGGGGAGCTGCAGCAGACCTCCCAGCCTCCATCGGGCGCTGTAACCGCAACACCAGGCCAACCTGTTGTTGTCACGACTGCGGCACCTCAGCAGTACCTCTCAGAGCTGCAAAATACCGTGACCTCTGTCTCGGCATCGGCAACCTCTGGCCAGGTCACGCCCCCTCCTGCACAAACCCCGCCCActcaagccccgcccacacagaCTCAGTATGTCCCATCTGAGATGCAGAATTCACCCACGCAGTCCAGCAATGCCCAGAACACGCCGCAGTATATTGTGGTTACGGTTACAG aGGGCTCCATCCATTCAAGTGACTCGGTTTCGGATTCCAGCCCTCCACCTGCAGTGGTACAGACCGGAGTTCCCACTCAGGTGGTGCAGCAGGTGCAGTCAGCCCAGCAG cagctGCAGCAAGTACCCGTGCAGCACGTCTACACTAACCAGGTGCAGTATGTAGAGGGAGGAGACACAAGCTACACTACCAGCACCAT ACGTTCCGGCAGTTTTGTGTACACTGACAGTCCCTTGTACACTCAGACCAGTGGTGCTCAGTATTATGAAAGCACCAGTGTCAGTGTCTCCGCCTCCCAGGCTGCCTCTCCTGTGAATACAGGCTTTGTGACGGGGACGGGGCAAATTGTGACCAGTGCCACACCTGGCACAGGGGGTGGAGCCACAGCAGTAATCGCAGTGTCAGGGACTGCCGCTAATGGCTCCGGGGATGGAGGAGGCGGGGCCAACGGGAGCAGTGGCAGCTACGTGATCCAGGGAGGCTACATGCTCAGCAGTGGCGGAggcaccagcagcagcagcagtggaaACGGCCAGAGTTACTCACAAAATGCTCGCGTCTCCCCGGCCACC CTGTCCTCTGGCCCTCAGGTGCAGTGGTTGTTGGATAATTATGAGACGGCGGAGGGTGTGAGCCTACCGCGCTCTACTCTCTACTGCCACTACCTGCTGCACTGCCAGGAGCAGAAGCTGGAGCCCGTCAACGCCGCCTCATTCGGAAAGCTCATCCGCTCCGTCTTCATGGGCCTGAGGACGAGGCGTCTGGGTACCcg AGGGAACTCAAAATATCACTACTATGGGCTGAGGATTAAAGCTAGCTCCTCTCTGCTCCGGCTAATGGAGGACCAACAACACCTGGCAATGAGGCAGCAGCCCTTCTCCCAAAAACAGAG GTTGAAGCCAGTACAGAAGATGGAAGGAATGACCAATGGGATGTCGTCAGGGGCGggacaacagcagcagcaacagacTTCAGGGCTTTCTGACATCAGTGCCCAGGTGCAGCAATACCAACAGTTCCTGG ATGCGTCCCGTGCTCTCCCAGAGTTCCCTGAAATTGACTTGCAGGGCAAGCCTTTGCCAGAGGGCATTGAACTGGAACACATTAAGAGCTTTCAGCTACTCTACAGAGAGCACTGCGAG GCCATCCTGGACGTCATGGTGAACCTGCAGTTCACACTGGTGGAGACACTGTGGAAAACGTTCTGGAGGTTTAGCGAGAGTCAGGCAGGAGACACGGCCACGCTGGCTGT TCATGATGAGTCAGAGAAGCGGCTACCCAAATCATGCCTGGTGCTGCTGTGCAAGTATGAGCCGGCACTACGTTGGAGCCGTGACTGCGACAATACGCTGTACCAGGGCCTGGTGGAGATCCTCATCCCAGACGTACTGAGACCCATACCCA GTGCCTTAACTCAAGCCATCCGGAACTTTGCCAAGAGTCTGGAGAGCTGGCTGACTAACGCCATGATGAACATTCCCGAGGAGATGGTCCGCATCAAA GTGACATGTGCAAATGCATTTGCGCAGACGCTGCGCAGGTACACCTCTTTGAACCACCTGGCCCAGGCTGCCCGTGCTGTGCTGCAGAACACTGCGCAGATCAACCAGATGCTCAGCGACCTCAACCGAGTCGACTTTGCAAACGTGCAG gAGCAGGCCTCTTGGGTATGTAGGTGTGAAGACCGTGTGGTGCAGCGGTTAGAACAGGACTTTAAACTcaccctgcagcagcagaaCTCACTGGAGCAGTGGGCTGCTTGGCTGGATGGCGTTGTCTCCCAAGTCCTAAAGCCCTACCAGGCCAGTCCGGCCTTCCCCAAAGCTGCTAAACTCTTCCTGCTCAGATGGAGCTTCTACAG CTCTATGGTAATCAGAGATCTGACACTGCGCAGTGCAGCCAGTTTTGGTTCCTTTCATCTCATCCGCCTGCTGTATGATGAGTACATGTACTACCTAATAGAGCACAGAGTGGCCCAGGCCAAAGGGGAGACCCCTATCGCGGTCATGGGAGAg TTTGCCAGCCTTGGTCGCAGTCTTAACACATTGGATCCTGATAAAG aagaggaggatgaggaggaagaggagagtgatgatGAGTGTCAGGAATTGGCTCTGCCCGCTGACGGAGCTGCTCTCGGCGACGAATCTTTGGAGCCACCTGTTAAGCTCGCCCGAACCGACCAGAGAGTGCTCTTTAGCAGCACAGAGAACTGA